The following are from one region of the Salvia splendens isolate huo1 chromosome 2, SspV2, whole genome shotgun sequence genome:
- the LOC121792389 gene encoding calcium-transporting ATPase, endoplasmic reticulum-type-like, with translation MEERIDEKPFKAWSWSVEQCLKEYRVKLDKGLSTYEAEKRRERSGWNELQKEKGKPLWRLVLEQFDDMLVKILLLAAFISFVLAFLQGSDEEELGFEAYVEPFVIVLILVLNAIVGVWQEGNAEKALEALKEMQCESGKVLRDGYLVPDLPARELVPGDIVELRVGDKVPADMRVAVLKTSTLRVEQSSLTGEAMPVLKGTNPVFLDDCELQLKENMVFAGTTVVNGSCTCIVVSTGMQTEIGQIQAQIHEASLEESDTPLKKKLDEFGNRLTSAIGIICLVVWLINYKYFLSWEVVDGWPSNFKFSFDKCTYYFKIAIALAVAAIPEGLPAVITTCLALGTRKMAQKNAIVRKLPSVETLGCTSVICSDKTGTLTTNQMAVTEFFTLGGKTTASRILHVKGTTYDPKDGGIVDWNCYNMDANLQAVAEICAVCNDAGIYCDGRLFRATGLPTEAALKVLVEKMGVPDSEVKDKIRYSKLLSNLLIDRNAVKLACCEWWAKRSKRVATLEFDRVRKSMSVIVRKTNGSNRLLVKGAVESLLERTSYVQLADGSTFPMDETCRQMLLARLLDMTSKGLRCLGLAYKDDLGEFSDYYTEIHPAHKKLLDPSCYSSIESSLIFVGVVSIRDPPREEVGKAIDDCRGAGIKVMVITGDNKSTAEAICKEIRLFPEGEDLQGRSFTGKEFMALSSQQQIDILSKPGGKVFSRAEPRHKQDIVRMLKEMGEIVAMTGDGVNDAPALKLADIGIAMGITGTEVAKEASDMVLADDNFSTIVSAVAEGRSIYNNMKAFIRYMISSNVGEVISIFLAAALGLPECMIPVQLLWVNLVTDGPPATALGFNPADVDIMQKPPRKSSEALIDTWILFRYMVIGLYVAVATVGVFVMWYTQASFLGINLVADGHTLVELSQLRSWGECSTWSNFTASPFTVSGGGAISFSDPCDYFSVGKVKAMTLSLSVLVAIEMLNSLNALSEDNSLVRMPPWTNPWLLAAMSVSLALHCFVLYVPFMANVFGVVPLSMNEWLLVLLLSAPVIFIDELLKYVGRRRRRRFTPKQKLL, from the exons ATGGAAGAAAGAATTGATGAAAAGCCATTTAAGGCATGGTCATGGTCTGTGGAGCAGTGTTTGAAGGAGTACAGAGTGAAGCTAGACAAAGGGTTGAGCACGTACGAGGCAGAGAAAAGGAGAGAGAGATCTGGATGGAATGAACTCCAGAAAGAGAAGGGGAAGCCCCTATGGAGACTTGTTTTGGAGCAATTTGATGATATGCTTGTCAAAATCCTTCTATTAGCTGCTTTCATCTCATTTGTTCTGGCTTTCTTGCAAGGAAGTGACGAGGAGGAGTTGGGGTTCGAGGCATATGTTGAGCCTTTTGTCATTGTCTTGATACTGGTCCTTAATGCAATAGTTGGTGTTTGGCAAGAAGGTAATGCAGAGAAGGCCCTTGAAGCGTTGAAGGAGATGCAATGTGAATCTGGGAAGGTATTGAGAGATGGATATTTGGTGCCTGATTTGCCTGCACGAGAGCTAGTTCCCGGTGATATAGTGGAACTGCGTGTAGGGGATAAAGTGCCGGCTGACATGAGGGTGGCGGTGCTGAAAACCTCGACCTTAAGAGTCGAGCAGAGCTCTCTGACTGGTGAGGCAATGCCGGTGTTGAAAGGCACCAATCCCGTATTCTTGGATGATTGTGAGCTGCAGTTGAAAGAGAACATGGTTTTTGCTGGAACCACAGTTGTCAATGGCAGCTGCACTTGCATAGTTGTCAGCACTGGGATGCAGACTGAGATCGGACAGATACAAGCTCAAATACACGAGGCTTCGTTGGAAGAGAGTGACACTCCTTTGAAGAAGAAGCTTGATGAGTTTGGTAATAGGCTTACTTCTGCTATTGGCATCATCTGCCTCGTTGTATGGCTTATCAACTACAAATACTTTCTCTCGTGGGAGGTTGTGGATGGATGGCCTTCGAATTTCAAGTTCTCTTTCGATAAATGCACTTACTATTTCAAGATAGCCATTGCCCTCGCAGTTGCTGCAATCCCTGAAGGCCTCCCTGCTGTGATCACAACGTGCTTAGCATTAGGCACCCGGAAAATGGCTCAAAAGAATGCTATAGTACGCAAGCTTCCTAGCGTGGAAACATTAGGATGCACATCTGTTATTTGTTCGGATAAAACGGGAACCTTGACCACAAATCAGATGGCAGTGACAGAGTTCTTCACTTTGGGAGGTAAGACTACAGCTTCTAGAATTCTCCATGTCAAAGGCACAACTTATGACCCCAAGGATGGAGGGATAGTGGATTGGAACTGTTATAATATGGATGCCAATTTGCAAGCAGTGGCTGAGATTTGTGCAGTTTGTAATGATGCTGGAATATATTGTGATGGTCGCTTGTTTAGAGCAACGGGATTGCCCACAGAAGCTGCTCTTAAGGTTTTGGTTGAGAAGATGGGAGTTCCTGATAGTGAGGTAAAGGACAAGATTCGTTATTCGAAGCTCTTATCCAATCTTTTGATTGATCGCAACGCAGTTAAATTAG CATGTTGCGAGTGGTGGGCTAAAAGATCAAAAAGAGTTGCAACACTAGAGTTTGATCGCGTCCGTAAATCTATGAGCGTTATTGTCCGCAAGACAAATGGTAGCAATCGACTTCTTGTCAAG GGTGCCGTCGAGAGTTTGCTGGAGCGTACTTCCTATGTGCAACTTGCTGACGGTTCAACTTTCCCCATGGATGAAACCTGTAGGCAAATGTTGTTAGCAAGGCTCTTGGACATGACTTCAAAGGGTTTGAGATGCTTAGGCTTGGCATATAAAGATGATCTTGGAGAGTTCTCAGACTACTATACTGAGATTCATCCAGCACACAAGAAGTTGCTCGACCCCTCGTGCTACTCCTCCATAGAAAGTAGCCTAATTTTTGTAGGAGTAGTTAGTATAAGG GACCCCCCTCGAGAGGAAGTTGGTAAAGCAATCGACGATTGCAGGGGAGCTGGAATCAAGGTCATGGTGATAACTGGAGACAACAAGTCCACAGCCGAGGCCATTTGTAAGGAAATACGGCTGTTTCCTGAAGGCGAGGATCTCCAAGGAAGAAGTTTCACTGGTAAAGAGTTCATGGCCCTTTCTTCTCAACAACAAATTGATATATTGTCAAAACCTGGGGGCAAGGTCTTTTCTCGAGCCGAACCTAGGCATAAGCAGGATATTGTGAGGATGCTCAAAGAAATGGGAGAAATTGTTGCAATGACTGGTGATGGAGTGAATGATGCACCGGCCTTAAAACTAGCTGATATTGGAATAGCAATGGGAATCACTGGTACTGAG GTAGCGAAAGAAGCATCAGATATGGTGTTAGCCGATGACAATTTCAGTACAATTGTGTCAGCAGTTGCAGAAGGCCGTTCGATCTACAATAACATGAAAGCCTTCATCAG GTATATGATCTCGTCTAATGTAGGGGAGGTTATATCCATATTCCTGGCTGCTGCTCTCGGACTACCAGAATGTATGATACCTGTGCAGCTTCTGTGGGTGAATCTGGTTACAGATGGTCCGCCTGCAACAGCCCTCGGGTTCAACCCTGCTGATGTTGATATCATGCAGAAACCACCTCGGAAGAGCAGTGAAGCTCTCATTGACACGTGGATCCTCTTCCGCTACATG GTGATAGGGCTTTATGTTGCCGTTGCAACAGTTGGAGTGTTTGTCATGTGGTACACACAGGCATCATTTCTAGGCATAAACCTGGTCGCGGATGGGCACACCCTGGTTGAGTTATCTCAGCTGCGCAGCTGGGGGGAGTGCTCAACATGGTCAAACTTCACTGCGTCTCCCTTCACAGTGAGTGGTGGCGGGGCCATCTCATTCTCAGACCCCTGTGACTACTTCTCGGTGGGTAAGGTGAAGGCGATGACTCTGTCACTGTCTGTGCTGGTTGCTATTGAGATGTTGAACTCTCTGAACGCACTGTCGGAAGACAATAGCCTTGTGAGAATGCCGCCGTGGACAAATCCTTGGCTGCTGGCGGCCATGTCTGTTTCTCTCGCTCTGCACTGCTTTGTTCTGTACGTCCCTTTCATGGCAAATGTGTTTGGTGTGGTTCCGTTGAGCATGAATGAATGGCTCCTCGTCTTGCTGCTCTCTGCACCAGTCATATTTATAGATGAACTTCTTAAGTATGTGGgaaggagaaggaggaggagatTCACACCAAAACAAAAGCTGTTATAA
- the LOC121792390 gene encoding serine/arginine-rich splicing factor RS31-like isoform X1, producing the protein MRPIFCGNFEYETRQSDLERLFSKYGRVDRVDMKSGFAFVYFEDERDAEDAIRNLDNITFGHDRRRLSVEWAKGERGRHRDGRAANQKPTKTLFVINFDPVRTKVHDIEKHFEPYGKLLNVRIRRNFAFVQFETQEDATKALECTHMSKVLDRVVSVEYALRDDDERGGMHESPRRHYGRRGDSPYRRSPSPGFRRSRPSPDYGRDRSPVYDRYAGPSHDRRRSPDYGRHRSRSPVRRSRT; encoded by the exons ATGAGGCCGATTTTTTGCGGAAACTTCGAATACGAAACTCGCCAATCAGACTTGGAGCGGTTGTTCTCCAAGTATGGAAGAGTCGACCGCGTCGACATGAAATCTG GATTTGCTTTTGTTTACTTTGAGGATGAACGTGATGCTGAAGACGCCATTCGCAATCTTGATAATATTACGTTTGGGCATGACAGGCGCAGGTTGTCAGTTGAATGGGCCAAG GGTGAACGTGGTAGGCATCGTGATGGGAGAGCTGCAAATCAAAAGCCAACTAAGACCCTTTTTGTGATAAACTTTGATCCTGTGCGTACCAAAGTCCATGACATAGAAAAACATTTTGAGCCTTATGGGAAGCTTCTCAATGTCCGCATTCGAAGGAACTTTGCATTTGTGCAATTTGAGACTCAGGAGGATGCAACAAAAGCTTTGGAATGCACCCACATGAG CAAGGTACTGGATAGGGTTGTTTCTGTTGAGTATGCACTGAGGGATGATGATGAGAGGGGTGGAATGCACGAGAGCCCCAGAAGACACTATGGTAGGCGTGGAGACAGCCCTTACAGAAGGTCACCTAGTCCAGGATTTCGAAGGAGCCGCCCAAGTCCTGATTATGGGCGTGACAGAAGCCCTGTTTATGATAGGTACGCTGGCCCATCACATGACCGGCGCAGGAGCCCTGATTATGGCAGACACCGAAG taggTCACCTGTTCGAAGATCAAGAACCTGA
- the LOC121792390 gene encoding serine/arginine-rich splicing factor RS31-like isoform X2 — translation MFAGFAFVYFEDERDAEDAIRNLDNITFGHDRRRLSVEWAKGERGRHRDGRAANQKPTKTLFVINFDPVRTKVHDIEKHFEPYGKLLNVRIRRNFAFVQFETQEDATKALECTHMSKVLDRVVSVEYALRDDDERGGMHESPRRHYGRRGDSPYRRSPSPGFRRSRPSPDYGRDRSPVYDRYAGPSHDRRRSPDYGRHRSRSPVRRSRT, via the exons ATGTTTGCAG GATTTGCTTTTGTTTACTTTGAGGATGAACGTGATGCTGAAGACGCCATTCGCAATCTTGATAATATTACGTTTGGGCATGACAGGCGCAGGTTGTCAGTTGAATGGGCCAAG GGTGAACGTGGTAGGCATCGTGATGGGAGAGCTGCAAATCAAAAGCCAACTAAGACCCTTTTTGTGATAAACTTTGATCCTGTGCGTACCAAAGTCCATGACATAGAAAAACATTTTGAGCCTTATGGGAAGCTTCTCAATGTCCGCATTCGAAGGAACTTTGCATTTGTGCAATTTGAGACTCAGGAGGATGCAACAAAAGCTTTGGAATGCACCCACATGAG CAAGGTACTGGATAGGGTTGTTTCTGTTGAGTATGCACTGAGGGATGATGATGAGAGGGGTGGAATGCACGAGAGCCCCAGAAGACACTATGGTAGGCGTGGAGACAGCCCTTACAGAAGGTCACCTAGTCCAGGATTTCGAAGGAGCCGCCCAAGTCCTGATTATGGGCGTGACAGAAGCCCTGTTTATGATAGGTACGCTGGCCCATCACATGACCGGCGCAGGAGCCCTGATTATGGCAGACACCGAAG taggTCACCTGTTCGAAGATCAAGAACCTGA
- the LOC121792391 gene encoding calcium-binding protein KIC-like encodes MAASNPIDMEPNSEVKEYEDLLPVMVDKLDGDTFVAELCGGFRLLADPSKGLITAASLQKNCALLGLEGMSRDDAEAMVQEGDLDGDGALNQMEFCILMVRLSPGMMEDAETWLDKAIRGDLLKSSS; translated from the coding sequence ATGGCTGCTTCCAATCCCATCGACATGGAACCAAATTCGGAGGTGAAAGAGTATGAAGACTTGCTGCCGGTGATGGTGGACAAGCTGGACGGCGACACCTTCGTGGCGGAGCTGTGCGGTGGATTCCGGCTGCTCGCGGATCCGAGCAAGGGGCTGATCACGGCGGCGAGCCTGCAGAAGAATTGTGCGCTCCTGGGGTTGGAAGGGATGAGCAGAGACGACGCGGAGGCGATGGTGCAGGAGGGTGATCTCGACGGAGACGGAGCGCTCAATCAGATGGAATTCTGCATTCTCATGGTCAGACTCAGCCCTGGAATGATGGAGGATGCTGAGACTTGGCTTGATAAGGCCATTCGAGGAGACTTGCTCAAATcctcttcttga